The DNA region TTTTCCCATAGACGGGGTGATGCAACACCGCTTGGTACAGTTTTTCTTGATACGTCTGCAAGGTGTCCAAGGTATCCATGATCAAGCCCCCTTTGGATGGCGTGTAGAATCGACGGTCACGTGTGCTGCCGGCGTAGACGATCCAATCGTCATGCTTTGCGTATCGCTCGCAAGGGTAAACGTGCCTGTTTGCGGGATCATTTCAACGCTGACGTTGTTGGCTACTACGCCATTCATGATCGTTTCATACTGTGAAGTCGGTACAAACAAAAGAAGAGTCGGAGAATTCCCACGGATCATGCCAAGCACTTCAATGGGCCCAATCGTTTGAAATCCGCCACCACTTGGCGCTGGAACGACGAGTGCAATCTTTGTCCCTGGTGTGACGAGTCCCGCTTCTGGACTGTTACTGCTCAAACTCACCATGACGCCTTGTTGATGCGTTTTGTCCGTATACTCCGTTAAGAACTGGGAATAACTGTTGGATGTACTCGTATCCCCTGCGGTCACTGGATACCCTTTGGGGATGGGAAACGTTAAATAGGTTCCCACGACTTGATTCATGTTCGTGGCTAATCCCGAAATCCCCATGCTGTCTGGTACAGTGACGGTATGCACATCTTGTGCTGTGACCGTTTCATAAGGTGCCAGATACTTCGACGTCACGACGATCGTTTCGGTAT from Sulfoacidibacillus ferrooxidans includes:
- a CDS encoding SAF domain-containing protein — translated: TETIVVTSKYLAPYETVTAQDVHTVTVPDSMGISGLATNMNQVVGTYLTFPIPKGYPVTAGDTSTSNSYSQFLTEYTDKTHQQGVMVSLSSNSPEAGLVTPGTKIALVVPAPSGGGFQTIGPIEVLGMIRGNSPTLLLFVPTSQYETIMNGVVANNVSVEMIPQTGTFTLASDTQSMTIGSSTPAAHVTVDSTRHPKGA